One Candidatus Binatus sp. genomic region harbors:
- a CDS encoding FkbM family methyltransferase, with protein MSSTVKALAKNSLPRPLWKLLRLARVWSSTHLFPERIVKHTYGGFPLSVWLADPLAQGWYDHEWPELAEIALLRRGRLKTGARVFDLGAHQCVVAMMMARIVGESGQVIALEANRHNAEIGERNRELNGITQLKVIAAAAAKEPGSIDFSRGLNGSVDSGNADWGKTRVRAHSIDELARLYGAPDVIFIDVEGFECEVLKGARETLLLEPDAFIEVHAGCGLERFGGTRESIFDTFSREQYDLFAAPEKSGQFSAVTNSQMLPSHRFFFVALCKRQADSESAAPQP; from the coding sequence ATGTCATCGACGGTAAAAGCGCTCGCGAAAAATTCCTTGCCGCGCCCGCTCTGGAAGCTACTGCGGCTGGCGCGCGTGTGGTCGAGCACGCATCTCTTTCCGGAGCGAATCGTTAAGCATACTTACGGCGGCTTTCCGCTGTCGGTTTGGCTGGCCGATCCGCTCGCGCAAGGATGGTACGACCACGAGTGGCCGGAACTCGCTGAGATTGCGCTGCTGAGGCGCGGACGGCTCAAAACAGGTGCGCGAGTGTTCGACCTCGGCGCGCATCAATGCGTCGTCGCGATGATGATGGCACGAATCGTCGGCGAGTCGGGGCAGGTGATCGCGCTCGAAGCCAATCGGCACAACGCTGAAATCGGGGAGCGCAATCGCGAGTTGAACGGAATTACGCAGTTGAAGGTGATCGCGGCGGCCGCGGCTAAAGAGCCAGGATCGATCGACTTTAGCCGCGGTCTCAACGGCAGCGTCGATTCCGGGAATGCCGATTGGGGCAAGACGCGCGTTCGCGCTCATTCAATCGATGAACTTGCGCGACTGTACGGCGCGCCCGACGTGATTTTCATCGACGTGGAAGGATTCGAATGCGAAGTGCTGAAGGGTGCGCGCGAAACGTTGCTGCTTGAACCGGACGCGTTCATCGAAGTGCACGCGGGCTGCGGGTTGGAGCGTTTCGGCGGCACGCGCGAGAGCATCTTCGACACGTTTTCGCGCGAGCAATACGATCTGTTCGCCGCGCCAGAAAAATCAGGGCAGTTTTCCGCAGTCACCAACTCGCAAATGTTGCCTTCGCACCGTTTTTTCTTCGTGGCGTTATGCAAGCGCCAAGCAGATTCCGAGTCCGCAGCACCTCAGCCATGA
- a CDS encoding glycosyltransferase family 4 protein, with product MRVAIANWNRRIVGGSEAYLKSALWGLGRADVECALLTEIDAPSGRAPLEMPAGSPRWCLSEMGAAKALDALREWRPDVIFVHIVKDTELEAKLIEIAPSVLFAHSHQGMCISGAKTFKFPEVRPCARRFGWQCLVQFYPRRCGGLNPMTMWRDYSAQMRKHSMLTKYSAIVTASKYLAGELEKHGISRDRLHTIAMPIGAGSTVRVRAGSARPNESPTTPRLLFVGRMSYLKGGSVLLDAIPQVVAALGTPVRITFVGDGPSCGAWEERAKQLASIDRRIEATFTGWLDSDAIESIFDESDLLVMPSLEPETFGLAGPEAGRAGIPAVAFDVGGISEWLIDDVNGCLAPGNPPRAEGLAAAIVRCLRDRETYERLRRGAIEASNRFDTERHVESLLAIFRKVTACPL from the coding sequence ATGCGTGTCGCGATCGCCAACTGGAACCGCAGAATCGTGGGCGGCTCGGAGGCGTATCTCAAATCCGCGCTGTGGGGACTCGGACGCGCCGACGTCGAGTGCGCGCTGCTGACGGAAATCGACGCGCCATCCGGACGGGCGCCATTGGAGATGCCGGCGGGATCGCCGCGCTGGTGCCTCAGCGAGATGGGCGCGGCGAAGGCGCTCGACGCGTTGCGCGAGTGGCGGCCCGACGTGATTTTTGTGCACATCGTGAAGGACACGGAACTGGAAGCGAAGCTGATCGAAATCGCGCCGAGCGTTTTGTTTGCGCATTCGCATCAGGGGATGTGCATCAGCGGCGCGAAGACTTTCAAGTTCCCGGAGGTGCGGCCGTGCGCGCGGCGCTTTGGCTGGCAATGCCTGGTGCAATTTTATCCGCGTCGATGCGGCGGGCTGAATCCGATGACGATGTGGCGCGACTACTCGGCGCAAATGCGCAAGCATTCGATGCTCACGAAATACTCGGCGATCGTCACGGCGTCGAAATATCTGGCGGGGGAGCTTGAAAAGCATGGAATCTCGCGCGACCGCCTTCATACGATCGCGATGCCAATCGGCGCCGGATCGACAGTCCGCGTACGCGCAGGGTCAGCAAGGCCCAACGAATCGCCGACCACGCCGAGGCTGCTGTTCGTGGGGCGGATGTCGTACCTCAAGGGCGGCAGCGTGCTGCTCGATGCGATCCCGCAGGTAGTTGCGGCATTGGGCACGCCGGTGAGAATCACGTTTGTCGGCGACGGTCCGAGCTGCGGGGCATGGGAGGAGAGGGCAAAACAATTGGCGTCGATCGATCGACGGATCGAAGCTACGTTCACCGGATGGTTGGACTCCGACGCCATTGAATCGATCTTCGATGAAAGCGATCTGCTGGTGATGCCGAGTCTCGAGCCTGAAACTTTTGGCCTCGCCGGGCCCGAAGCGGGCAGGGCGGGAATTCCGGCGGTCGCGTTTGATGTCGGCGGAATTTCGGAGTGGTTGATCGATGATGTCAACGGTTGTCTTGCGCCAGGCAATCCGCCGCGAGCAGAAGGACTGGCCGCCGCGATCGTACGATGCCTCCGCGATCGTGAAACGTACGAGCGGCTACGGCGCGGAGCGATCGAGGCGTCGAATCGATTCGACACCGAACGACATGTTGAATCGCTGCTCGCGATATTCCGCAAGGTAACGGCCTGTCCGCTATAG
- a CDS encoding glycosyltransferase family 4 protein — MTAWNIITGHYPPQPGGVSDYTRLIAHGLAEAGDRVSVWTSRFDTGAVNGEVVRVNRLPDHFGRAGLVILNRELHRERAARVLVEYVPHAFGMKAMNVPLCMLLLRHRRRDITVMFHEVAYPIERGQQMRRNLLGIVNRAMAAILARAASRIFVAAEAWKEALGRLAPRGCDIRWLPVPSTIGVSSDRAAILDKRARFAEPGVKLLGHFGSYGPLVAARLKPALISILSTRSDVRIILIGRNSETFRDSFAREHRLLASRVIATGPLDEADVSASIGACDFMIQPYPDGITSRNTSALAGLAYRKPVVTTTGRWSETLWARSGAVMLAPDGDPDALAHCAFELMDNRERANTMGCAAIKLYHEVFDVRHTIDALRNA; from the coding sequence ATGACTGCGTGGAATATCATCACCGGGCACTATCCGCCGCAGCCGGGCGGCGTGAGCGATTATACGCGACTGATCGCGCACGGACTGGCCGAGGCGGGCGACCGCGTCTCGGTGTGGACCTCGCGCTTCGATACGGGTGCGGTGAACGGCGAAGTTGTGCGAGTGAATCGCTTGCCGGATCACTTCGGCAGGGCCGGCCTGGTGATTCTCAATCGCGAATTGCATCGTGAGCGCGCCGCCCGAGTGCTGGTCGAATATGTACCGCACGCATTCGGCATGAAGGCGATGAACGTTCCGCTCTGCATGCTCCTGCTGCGTCATCGGCGTCGCGACATCACCGTGATGTTTCATGAAGTTGCGTATCCAATCGAACGCGGCCAGCAGATGCGCCGCAACCTGCTCGGAATCGTGAATCGCGCGATGGCGGCGATACTCGCGCGGGCCGCGTCGAGAATTTTCGTGGCCGCGGAGGCATGGAAGGAAGCGCTCGGCCGACTGGCACCGCGAGGATGCGACATCAGGTGGTTGCCCGTGCCCAGCACGATCGGGGTGAGCTCTGATCGCGCCGCAATACTCGATAAGCGCGCGCGCTTCGCCGAGCCCGGGGTGAAATTGCTGGGGCATTTCGGCAGCTACGGTCCGCTGGTGGCGGCGCGGCTCAAGCCTGCATTGATATCGATTCTTTCCACCCGCAGCGACGTGCGGATAATTTTGATCGGCCGCAACAGCGAAACATTTCGTGATTCGTTCGCCCGCGAACATCGATTGTTGGCATCGAGAGTGATCGCCACGGGACCGCTCGACGAGGCTGACGTTTCGGCGAGCATCGGCGCCTGCGACTTCATGATTCAGCCGTATCCCGACGGGATCACGTCGCGGAATACGAGCGCACTCGCCGGACTGGCGTATCGGAAACCGGTCGTAACGACTACCGGTCGCTGGTCCGAAACTCTGTGGGCACGCAGCGGCGCAGTGATGCTCGCGCCGGACGGCGATCCCGACGCCCTCGCGCACTGCGCATTTGAGTTGATGGACAATCGCGAGCGCGCGAACACGATGGGATGCGCCGCGATCAAGTTGTACCACGAGGTCTTCGATGTGCGTCACACGATCGATGCGCTGCGAAACGCCTGA
- a CDS encoding glycosyltransferase family A protein, with amino-acid sequence MRISVIIPVFNGERTIRAAIESALAQDFEGSEVIVVDDGSTDSTARLLAGYGARIKVVTQSNRGVCAARNTCVAAASGKYLAFLDADDEFMPGKLAKSYRALEQNPGAALAFSDLVSLDAHGNEIDVPVIGRAPTMDEMLSRGWPILPTGAVMPRAVFDRCGGFCEDFKQPGGDDPYMWLLAREQGEFIYIAERLAIHRSGSALQLAEKYRAGIPIFKRLVRARYGSRADGLIRDTHHFMSAMYIGGAMNLLDEGEIRDALAAWLKAARYRPAMLFDASMLARLFVARNLRRLAKGIGLAVTRRA; translated from the coding sequence GTGCGAATCTCGGTAATCATCCCGGTCTTCAACGGCGAGCGAACGATCCGCGCGGCGATCGAGAGCGCGCTCGCGCAGGATTTCGAAGGCAGCGAGGTCATCGTCGTCGATGACGGCTCGACGGATTCAACCGCGCGGCTGCTCGCGGGTTACGGCGCGCGAATCAAAGTGGTGACGCAGAGCAATCGCGGCGTGTGCGCGGCGCGAAACACTTGCGTCGCGGCGGCGTCGGGCAAGTACCTCGCGTTCCTCGACGCGGACGACGAATTCATGCCGGGCAAACTGGCCAAGAGCTATCGCGCGCTCGAGCAGAATCCAGGTGCGGCGCTGGCATTTTCGGACCTGGTATCGCTCGACGCGCACGGCAATGAAATCGACGTCCCGGTGATCGGGCGCGCGCCGACGATGGACGAGATGCTGTCGCGCGGATGGCCAATTCTGCCGACCGGCGCCGTCATGCCGCGCGCCGTGTTCGATCGATGCGGCGGCTTTTGCGAGGATTTCAAGCAGCCCGGCGGCGACGATCCGTACATGTGGCTGCTGGCGCGCGAGCAGGGCGAGTTCATCTACATCGCGGAGCGCCTGGCGATTCATCGCTCGGGATCGGCGCTCCAACTCGCGGAGAAATACCGGGCGGGAATTCCGATCTTCAAGCGGCTGGTGCGCGCGCGCTACGGTTCGCGCGCCGACGGTCTGATCCGCGACACGCATCATTTCATGTCGGCGATGTATATCGGCGGCGCGATGAACCTGCTGGATGAAGGCGAGATTCGCGACGCGCTGGCGGCGTGGCTCAAGGCGGCGCGGTACCGGCCCGCGATGCTGTTCGACGCTTCGATGCTCGCGCGCCTGTTCGTCGCGAGAAATTTGCGGCGCCTGGCGAAAGGGATCGGGCTCGCGGTGACGCGCCGCGCATAG
- a CDS encoding ABC transporter ATP-binding protein has protein sequence MPARYAKALRGGFAERRNSREPTTIWALRDLDLDIGEGEVLGVIGRNGAGKSTLLKILSRITEPTTGRAELYGRVGSLLEVGTGFHPELTGRDNIYLSGAILGMRRNEIERKFDEIVAFAEIDKFVDTTVKHYSSGMYVRLAFAVAAHLEPEILLVDEVLAVGDAEFQKKCLGKMGDVARQGRTVVFISHNMASIEGLCTSCLMLAGGRSTGKGKPQDVIGQYLKTELRSDAGHRSLRIHPGRRAGSIPIMDWVELQSGPERQIGAVRMDSELTVHVGFTYQSRPLHPVLGVTVRTLQGAAVFNVNNKFIAGFDFDRCMSGTISCTLDNLPLMPGTYSLDLWFGDRASDLDVIFEAISFDVIPADVFGTAQLPWAHLGPVFCRARFGLEPGSPN, from the coding sequence TTGCCGGCGCGCTACGCGAAGGCGCTGCGGGGCGGCTTCGCCGAGCGGAGAAATTCGCGCGAGCCCACGACGATCTGGGCGCTCCGCGACCTCGATCTCGACATTGGCGAGGGCGAAGTACTCGGCGTGATCGGACGCAATGGCGCCGGCAAATCGACGCTGCTGAAAATCCTTTCTCGCATCACCGAGCCGACCACCGGGCGCGCCGAACTGTATGGGCGAGTTGGGAGCCTGCTTGAAGTGGGGACCGGCTTTCATCCGGAACTGACGGGCCGCGACAACATCTACTTGAGCGGCGCGATTCTCGGCATGCGGCGGAATGAGATCGAGCGCAAGTTCGACGAGATCGTCGCGTTCGCGGAGATCGACAAATTCGTCGATACCACGGTCAAGCATTATTCGAGCGGGATGTACGTGCGGCTCGCGTTCGCCGTCGCGGCTCATCTCGAGCCAGAAATACTGCTGGTCGATGAAGTGCTGGCGGTCGGCGATGCCGAGTTCCAGAAAAAATGCCTCGGCAAGATGGGCGACGTCGCGCGCCAGGGACGCACGGTGGTGTTCATCAGCCACAACATGGCATCGATCGAGGGCCTTTGCACGTCGTGCTTGATGCTTGCGGGCGGACGCTCGACGGGAAAAGGCAAGCCACAAGACGTAATAGGGCAGTATCTGAAGACTGAGCTAAGATCCGACGCGGGCCATCGGTCGCTTAGGATTCATCCCGGACGGCGTGCGGGTTCGATTCCAATCATGGATTGGGTCGAGCTTCAGTCAGGACCTGAACGACAGATTGGAGCGGTAAGGATGGATTCGGAGCTGACCGTGCATGTTGGATTCACGTACCAATCGCGACCGCTGCATCCAGTGCTTGGGGTTACGGTCCGTACTCTTCAGGGCGCCGCCGTATTCAACGTGAATAACAAATTTATCGCTGGATTTGATTTTGATCGATGCATGTCGGGCACGATTAGTTGCACACTCGACAACCTGCCGTTAATGCCGGGAACGTATTCCTTGGACCTGTGGTTCGGCGATCGCGCCTCGGACCTCGACGTAATCTTCGAAGCGATTTCATTTGACGTCATTCCGGCCGATGTTTTCGGGACTGCTCAATTGCCATGGGCACACTTGGGCCCGGTATTTTGTCGAGCTCGATTCGGGCTCGAACCAGGCTCGCCAAATTAG
- a CDS encoding FkbM family methyltransferase, with translation MPSKSQRSSKICGRIAGKWNAFRTLVLFQRYLVNWQAVWAAYHQLQAVPSLQLRGGLTIKYGPADDPIVLLGEIFGSRVYDRGGFYRPKAGDTNIDVGANIGMFAIYLEWITRGVKVHCFEPGIETFRQLQQNIEINGLGDCVQAYNFAIADREGTATLGPGQSLVRALVPDDSPNRSAGEQVRTIDMKSALEIAGVKQVDLLKIDVEGSEVEIVRGAGASGLQNVRRVVAEIHDNVRPGAHDAVVGDLRRAGFRIVREFDLPSHAGPTILQASR, from the coding sequence GTGCCATCAAAGAGTCAGCGGAGCTCAAAGATTTGCGGGCGCATCGCGGGAAAATGGAACGCGTTTCGCACGCTCGTGCTGTTCCAGCGATACCTTGTTAACTGGCAAGCAGTCTGGGCAGCGTATCATCAACTGCAAGCAGTCCCGTCGCTCCAACTGCGCGGTGGGCTCACGATCAAATACGGGCCTGCCGACGACCCGATCGTCCTCTTGGGGGAAATTTTCGGCTCGCGGGTTTACGATCGCGGTGGGTTCTACCGGCCCAAGGCCGGTGACACGAATATCGACGTTGGCGCGAACATCGGGATGTTTGCGATCTACCTTGAATGGATCACACGCGGCGTGAAGGTTCACTGCTTCGAGCCAGGGATTGAGACTTTTCGTCAGCTTCAACAAAACATCGAAATCAATGGGCTTGGAGATTGCGTCCAGGCTTACAACTTCGCCATCGCAGACCGCGAGGGGACGGCGACACTGGGGCCGGGACAGAGCCTCGTGCGCGCGCTTGTGCCGGATGACTCACCAAACAGAAGTGCGGGAGAGCAGGTTAGGACAATCGATATGAAGTCAGCACTTGAAATCGCTGGCGTTAAGCAGGTCGACCTGCTCAAGATCGACGTCGAGGGCAGTGAAGTTGAAATCGTGAGGGGCGCGGGCGCATCCGGGTTGCAGAACGTACGTCGCGTAGTGGCAGAGATTCATGACAACGTCCGTCCCGGAGCTCACGATGCAGTCGTTGGGGACTTGAGGCGCGCAGGGTTTCGAATCGTTCGAGAATTCGACTTGCCTAGCCATGCCGGCCCGACAATCCTGCAAGCCTCCAGGTAA
- a CDS encoding ABC transporter permease, protein MATALSKEILPPAAGIVAPAVGNREKPVITIEAGRKWAGFDLADLWQHRDLFLFLTWRDVKVRYKQTVLGAGWAILQPFLTMVLFTLIFGRLAKVPSDGIPYPIFAYAGLLPWSFFSNAVTNSGNSLVGNAALITKVYFPRMVIPGAAVGAGLVDMAIAATILIAMMAWYGIAIGPSLLMVVPLVFITAIFALAVGMWMSGLNVKYRDVRYALPFFVQIWMYATPIIYPIDFVPARWRWLLVLNPLTGMIEGYRSALFGRPFAWGHLAVSAALSVIALIYAAYSFKQMERDFADVI, encoded by the coding sequence TTGGCGACCGCGCTAAGCAAGGAGATTTTGCCGCCGGCTGCAGGAATCGTGGCGCCGGCCGTCGGCAATCGCGAGAAGCCGGTGATCACGATCGAGGCCGGGCGGAAATGGGCCGGCTTCGATCTGGCCGACCTGTGGCAGCATCGCGATCTCTTCCTTTTTCTCACGTGGCGCGACGTCAAGGTCCGTTACAAGCAGACGGTGCTGGGCGCGGGATGGGCCATCCTGCAGCCGTTTCTCACGATGGTGCTGTTCACGCTGATTTTCGGCCGACTCGCGAAGGTGCCGTCCGACGGGATCCCGTATCCGATCTTCGCGTACGCCGGACTGCTGCCGTGGAGTTTTTTCTCCAACGCGGTCACCAACAGCGGCAACAGCCTGGTCGGTAACGCGGCGTTGATCACCAAAGTTTATTTTCCGCGCATGGTGATTCCGGGCGCGGCGGTCGGCGCGGGCCTGGTCGATATGGCGATCGCGGCCACGATCCTGATCGCAATGATGGCCTGGTACGGAATCGCGATCGGGCCGTCGCTACTGATGGTCGTTCCACTCGTGTTTATCACGGCGATCTTTGCGCTGGCCGTCGGGATGTGGATGTCGGGGCTGAACGTGAAGTATCGCGACGTGCGCTACGCGCTGCCGTTCTTCGTTCAAATCTGGATGTACGCGACGCCGATCATTTATCCGATCGATTTTGTGCCCGCGCGATGGCGATGGCTGCTGGTGCTCAATCCGCTGACGGGGATGATCGAAGGCTACCGCTCGGCGCTGTTCGGCCGGCCATTCGCGTGGGGGCATCTGGCGGTGTCGGCGGCGCTCAGCGTCATCGCGCTGATATACGCGGCGTATTCATTCAAGCAGATGGAGCGCGATTTTGCCGACGTCATCTGA
- a CDS encoding glycosyltransferase family 4 protein, with the protein MPDTVLARNWVLVAGGFHRGGGMDSANAALAQYLADRGRRVHLVCHQADDDLRNHAGVEVHQVRRPLRSYFLGQWLIDARGRQIAAKIIGVDGDARVIVNGANCAWPDVNWVHFVQAAWDSSDGAGLARVKNRIDKSVARMREKAALARAKVVIANSNRTRRDLIDLVGIPAERIHTVYLGGESHWKTAGAKARIAAREWLGKNLERTLVAFVGALGTDSRKGFDTMWAAWQRLCANPAWDADLIVAGGGRAYRAWQSRIAASSIANRVKMLGHTDRIAEVLAAADLLVSPVRYEPYGLNVHEALCCGVPAMVSASAGVAEHYPAEMAELLIPNPDDVEGLCARMLAWRRSPSMWKERVQPLARELRRRTWDEMAREIVQIAEQSTPRFSEGSSAR; encoded by the coding sequence ATGCCTGATACGGTTCTGGCACGCAACTGGGTGCTGGTCGCAGGCGGATTTCATCGCGGCGGCGGGATGGATAGCGCCAACGCGGCGCTTGCGCAATATCTTGCAGATCGCGGCCGCCGGGTTCATCTCGTTTGCCATCAGGCGGATGACGATTTGCGAAATCATGCGGGCGTCGAGGTGCATCAAGTGCGACGTCCGCTGCGGTCATACTTTCTGGGTCAGTGGCTGATCGATGCGCGCGGCAGGCAGATCGCCGCGAAAATTATCGGCGTCGACGGGGACGCGCGCGTGATCGTCAATGGCGCGAACTGCGCGTGGCCGGACGTGAACTGGGTCCACTTTGTCCAGGCCGCGTGGGATAGCTCCGACGGCGCGGGTCTCGCGCGGGTAAAGAATCGGATCGACAAATCAGTGGCGCGAATGCGCGAAAAGGCGGCGCTGGCGCGCGCAAAGGTAGTGATCGCAAATTCGAATCGGACGCGGCGCGACCTGATCGATCTTGTCGGAATCCCGGCGGAGCGGATTCACACCGTTTATCTCGGCGGCGAATCGCACTGGAAAACAGCCGGCGCAAAAGCACGCATCGCCGCGCGCGAGTGGCTCGGAAAAAATCTGGAGCGGACGCTGGTCGCGTTCGTCGGGGCATTGGGAACCGATTCGCGAAAAGGCTTCGACACGATGTGGGCGGCATGGCAACGGCTATGCGCGAATCCGGCGTGGGACGCGGACTTGATCGTGGCGGGAGGCGGCCGCGCGTATCGCGCGTGGCAGTCGCGAATCGCGGCGTCGAGCATCGCGAATCGAGTGAAGATGCTGGGGCATACCGATCGTATCGCCGAGGTGCTGGCGGCGGCCGATTTGCTGGTCAGTCCCGTGCGCTACGAACCGTACGGCCTCAACGTGCACGAGGCGCTATGCTGCGGTGTGCCCGCGATGGTCAGCGCGTCCGCGGGGGTGGCGGAACATTATCCGGCCGAGATGGCGGAGCTGTTGATTCCGAATCCAGATGACGTCGAGGGGCTTTGCGCGCGGATGCTCGCGTGGCGGCGCTCGCCGTCGATGTGGAAAGAGCGAGTGCAGCCGCTGGCGCGCGAGCTGCGGCGGCGGACGTGGGACGAGATGGCGCGCGAGATCGTGCAAATCGCGGAGCAATCGACGCCGCGGTTTTCGGAAGGCTCATCTGCTCGCTGA
- a CDS encoding O-antigen ligase has product MISAIICLLAFISVFVAGRRSLSAGTGLALTFGYMYGIIRANSPQPASHFIFDAASAGLYLAIFTRPKTPLERRRIRKVAPWALALFAWPATLALLPIQDPLIQLVGLRGQAFFLPFLILGAMFDDIELRKLAFWIAVLDIVAFAFAGGEYFLGVPRFYPRNAATEIIYVSKDVANYTAFRIPGTFVNPAGYGGMMVLGMPLLVGAWAQRRGHTWARVFLAAALAMAVMGVFLCASRTQAAAMIVLAIVVTLSFRVRVTAYLGWSLMIAGIVWIVASSPRLQRFTTLQDTSFVESRIRGSVNSSFLEKAADHPLGSGLGGGGTSIPYFLQGRIENQELIENEYARIVVEEGIPGLMLWALFIFWVVTRAAPRRSDPWFLGRRLAYVASLVFLATGLTGLGLFTWIPGTALLLFMIGWVAAPNKARVPMADPFAPAVLRGGLVMTRMGT; this is encoded by the coding sequence ATGATATCCGCAATAATTTGTCTGCTGGCGTTCATCAGTGTCTTCGTCGCCGGGCGGCGCTCGCTCTCCGCCGGCACCGGCCTCGCGCTGACGTTCGGCTACATGTATGGGATCATTCGCGCGAACTCGCCGCAGCCAGCGTCGCACTTTATCTTCGACGCCGCGTCGGCGGGACTGTACCTCGCAATCTTCACGCGACCGAAGACGCCGCTCGAGCGCCGCCGAATCAGGAAGGTCGCGCCATGGGCGCTCGCGCTGTTCGCGTGGCCGGCGACGCTGGCCTTGCTGCCGATCCAGGATCCGTTGATTCAGCTCGTCGGCCTTCGCGGCCAGGCGTTTTTTCTGCCGTTCCTGATTCTGGGCGCGATGTTCGACGATATCGAGCTGCGCAAGCTCGCATTCTGGATCGCGGTGCTCGATATCGTTGCGTTCGCATTTGCGGGCGGCGAGTACTTTCTTGGCGTGCCGAGGTTCTATCCGCGCAACGCGGCAACCGAAATCATTTACGTGTCGAAGGACGTTGCGAACTATACTGCATTCAGGATCCCCGGCACTTTCGTCAATCCTGCCGGCTACGGCGGCATGATGGTGCTGGGAATGCCGCTGCTGGTTGGTGCGTGGGCGCAGCGCCGCGGCCATACGTGGGCGCGAGTCTTCCTTGCGGCGGCGCTGGCGATGGCGGTGATGGGGGTTTTTCTGTGCGCGTCGCGGACGCAGGCCGCGGCAATGATCGTCCTCGCGATCGTCGTGACGTTGTCGTTCCGCGTCCGCGTGACCGCGTACCTCGGATGGTCGCTGATGATCGCGGGAATTGTCTGGATCGTCGCGAGTTCGCCGCGACTCCAGCGCTTCACCACGTTGCAGGACACCAGCTTCGTCGAGAGTCGTATCCGCGGCAGCGTCAATTCGAGCTTCCTCGAAAAGGCCGCCGATCATCCGCTGGGCAGCGGGCTCGGTGGAGGCGGCACCAGCATCCCGTATTTTCTGCAAGGGCGCATCGAGAACCAGGAGTTGATCGAAAATGAGTACGCGCGAATCGTGGTCGAGGAGGGAATTCCCGGCCTGATGCTGTGGGCGCTGTTCATCTTCTGGGTGGTGACGCGCGCGGCGCCGCGACGATCCGATCCATGGTTTCTCGGCCGGCGGCTGGCGTACGTTGCAAGCCTGGTTTTTCTCGCTACGGGACTGACTGGCCTCGGACTGTTCACGTGGATTCCGGGGACGGCGCTACTCTTATTCATGATCGGATGGGTGGCGGCGCCGAACAAGGCAAGAGTGCCGATGGCCGATCCGTTCGCGCCGGCGGTGCTGCGCGGCGGACTGGTGATGACGCGGATGGGAACTTGA
- a CDS encoding TylF/MycF/NovP-related O-methyltransferase: MPKIIEAANFRINRLSERMLRPWMVRLGWQPSGVSPVSELQIDSCFGYDEEAAIKRAASMVMNHTMVSFHRLASLWAQVRYLDRYSLAGSMVECGVWKGGAAGLMALAHLHDRSRADRDLHLFDSWEGLPEPRAERDGQRALDYASGHASGALKPIGQCVSSMQEVSDLLESKIGYPRDLLHYHKGWFQETLAAGGASLGEISLLRLDGDWYDSTKICLEELYPRVTKHGVVVIDDYGHWAGCRTAVDEFIATLAAPIILHRVDYSCRYWIKPD, encoded by the coding sequence ATGCCGAAAATTATCGAGGCCGCGAATTTTCGCATCAACCGGCTCTCGGAAAGGATGCTGCGGCCGTGGATGGTGCGGCTCGGCTGGCAACCGTCGGGCGTTTCGCCGGTAAGCGAGTTACAGATCGATAGCTGCTTCGGTTACGACGAGGAGGCGGCAATCAAGCGGGCGGCGTCGATGGTGATGAATCACACGATGGTTTCGTTTCATCGGTTGGCGTCGTTGTGGGCGCAGGTGCGATACCTGGATCGATATTCGCTCGCGGGATCGATGGTCGAATGCGGCGTGTGGAAGGGTGGCGCCGCGGGCTTGATGGCGCTGGCGCATCTGCACGATCGATCGCGCGCCGATCGCGATTTGCACCTGTTCGATAGTTGGGAGGGGCTGCCGGAGCCGCGCGCGGAACGGGACGGCCAGCGGGCCCTCGACTACGCGTCCGGTCACGCGTCGGGCGCGCTCAAGCCGATCGGCCAATGCGTCAGCTCGATGCAGGAAGTGTCCGATCTGCTCGAATCGAAAATTGGCTATCCGCGCGATCTGCTGCACTATCACAAGGGCTGGTTTCAGGAGACGCTGGCGGCTGGCGGCGCGTCACTCGGCGAGATCTCGCTCTTGCGGCTCGACGGCGACTGGTACGACTCGACGAAAATCTGCCTCGAGGAACTTTATCCGCGAGTGACAAAGCACGGCGTGGTCGTGATCGACGATTACGGGCATTGGGCGGGATGCCGAACGGCGGTCGATGAATTCATCGCGACGCTGGCGGCGCCGATTATACTGCATCGCGTGGACTACTCGTGTCGTTACTGGATCAAGCCGGATTGA